One genomic window of Longimicrobium sp. includes the following:
- the lpxK gene encoding tetraacyldisaccharide 4'-kinase, with protein sequence MSLDAWVHRWWAGEAGAAGHALRVALAPAEAAFRAGVALRNRGYDAGWLRTERVDVPVISVGNVAVGGAGKTPFAAWLAARLREWGHRPAIVLRGYGEDEIVVHRELNPDIPVFRGAKRIDPAREAVAAGCDVLVLDDAFQHRALARDLDLVLVAVDGWPARPRVLPRGPWREGIQALGRADLIVLTRKSAGMSQAREVAAEVARLHPGKPIVQVALRPVGLAPLGGGAAMPLDALAGRSIVAVAALATPGPYLQHLREEDAEVEPALYPDHYAFSARDVAEIVKRTAGRWMVMTHKDAVKLRPLLPDSTRAYVLEQSVAIESGADVLDAALRRVLRERAR encoded by the coding sequence GTGAGCCTCGACGCCTGGGTCCACCGCTGGTGGGCAGGTGAAGCAGGCGCGGCGGGGCACGCGCTCCGCGTCGCCCTCGCGCCGGCCGAGGCCGCATTCCGCGCGGGCGTCGCGCTCCGAAACCGGGGCTACGACGCGGGATGGCTCCGCACGGAGCGCGTGGACGTGCCGGTAATCAGCGTCGGAAACGTGGCCGTAGGCGGGGCGGGGAAGACGCCGTTCGCGGCATGGCTGGCCGCGCGGCTGCGGGAGTGGGGTCATCGGCCGGCAATCGTGCTCCGCGGCTACGGCGAAGACGAGATCGTCGTCCATCGCGAGCTGAACCCCGATATCCCCGTCTTCCGCGGTGCCAAGCGAATCGATCCCGCGCGAGAGGCCGTCGCGGCGGGATGCGACGTCCTCGTGCTCGACGATGCGTTTCAGCACCGCGCGCTGGCGCGAGACCTGGACCTGGTGCTGGTGGCGGTCGATGGATGGCCCGCCCGCCCGCGGGTGCTTCCGCGCGGGCCCTGGCGCGAAGGCATCCAGGCGCTCGGGCGTGCGGACCTGATCGTGCTTACGCGCAAGAGCGCGGGTATGTCGCAGGCGCGCGAGGTGGCGGCTGAGGTTGCGCGGCTCCATCCCGGCAAGCCGATCGTGCAGGTCGCGCTGAGGCCGGTGGGGTTGGCGCCGCTCGGCGGCGGGGCCGCGATGCCGCTGGACGCGCTGGCGGGCCGCTCGATCGTGGCCGTTGCCGCGCTGGCCACGCCCGGCCCGTACCTGCAGCACCTGCGCGAGGAGGACGCGGAGGTGGAGCCGGCGCTCTACCCGGACCACTACGCGTTCTCCGCCCGCGACGTGGCGGAAATCGTGAAACGCACGGCGGGACGGTGGATGGTGATGACGCACAAGGACGCGGTAAAGCTCCGGCCCCTGCTGCCGGATTCCACCCGGGCATACGTGCTGGAGCAGAGCGTGGCGATCGAAAGCGGGGCGGACGTGCTGGATGCGGCGCTGCGGCGCGTGCTGCGGGAGCGGGCGCGATGA
- a CDS encoding lysophospholipid acyltransferase family protein produces MTSDEGGGRAEIPSEMTTRLPWHQSALAAAGGAGLDALMASCRYRTEGEENFRPFWDAGKPVIFTLWHGRLLPCTYHHRHQGVVTLVSLHRDGEYITRAVRRWGYTAVRGSTSRGGLEALRELIRHVKQGRSLAITPDGPRGPREKMKPGPVIIAQRTGAPIIPVVSGASRAWYFGGWDRFLIPQPFATLRISYGEPVYVPRQASEADIQTIMLDVEQRLAGLMKRVEGKW; encoded by the coding sequence ATGACTTCGGACGAGGGCGGCGGACGCGCGGAGATCCCGTCCGAGATGACGACCCGGCTGCCGTGGCACCAATCGGCGCTGGCGGCCGCTGGCGGCGCGGGGCTGGATGCGCTGATGGCGTCGTGCCGGTACCGTACCGAGGGCGAGGAGAACTTCCGGCCGTTCTGGGACGCGGGAAAGCCCGTCATCTTCACCCTCTGGCACGGGCGGCTGCTGCCGTGCACCTACCATCACCGCCACCAGGGCGTGGTTACGCTCGTCAGCCTGCACCGGGACGGCGAGTACATCACCCGGGCCGTCCGGCGCTGGGGCTACACCGCCGTCCGCGGCTCCACCAGCCGCGGCGGCCTGGAAGCGCTCCGTGAGCTGATCCGCCACGTAAAGCAGGGCCGCTCGCTCGCCATCACGCCCGACGGCCCGCGTGGCCCGCGGGAAAAGATGAAGCCCGGGCCGGTCATCATCGCGCAGCGCACCGGCGCCCCGATCATTCCTGTAGTGTCCGGGGCCAGCCGCGCGTGGTACTTCGGCGGATGGGACCGCTTCCTGATTCCCCAGCCCTTCGCGACACTGCGCATTTCCTACGGCGAACCCGTCTACGTTCCGCGCCAGGCGAGCGAGGCCGACATCCAGACGATCATGCTGGACGTGGAGCAGCGCCTGGCCGGGCTGATGAAGCGCGTGGAGGGGAAGTGGTGA
- the lpxB gene encoding lipid-A-disaccharide synthase → MAEPARPPRDPSSPPTIFISAGEESGDLHGAALARALRERFPDARLVGMGGARMQAEGVPLLAGLNELAVMGFVEVLRHLPFFIELRKRVFAALAAEGVDLVIPIDYPGFNLRLARHARERGIPVLYYIAPQVWAWHKSRVRDLARDANEVAVVLPFEEDFLRKGGVNARFVGHPLLDRAHPELPRAEWARSVGLDPERPILALFPGSRAQEVGRHLELFSAAAELVVARRPDAQPVIGVPGGIDRSVYAGARWPLVESAGGLLQYATAVIAKSGTTTLEAALALTPLVVVYRMNAASYALAKRVVKVPHIALANLIAEDRVAPEFVQDAATPRALADAILPLLDERSEERRRMIDGFARVRARLGGPGASRRVAELAAGLLGGQPGADESAAGTAVSPKTGR, encoded by the coding sequence GTGGCTGAGCCCGCCCGCCCTCCGCGGGACCCGTCGTCCCCGCCCACCATCTTCATCTCCGCCGGCGAAGAATCGGGCGACCTGCACGGCGCGGCGCTCGCGCGGGCACTGCGCGAGCGCTTTCCCGATGCGCGGCTGGTGGGGATGGGCGGCGCGCGCATGCAGGCGGAGGGTGTGCCCCTGCTGGCCGGGCTGAACGAGCTGGCGGTGATGGGCTTCGTGGAGGTGCTGCGCCACCTGCCGTTCTTCATCGAGCTGCGCAAGCGCGTGTTCGCCGCCCTGGCGGCCGAGGGCGTGGACCTGGTCATCCCCATTGACTACCCCGGCTTCAACCTGCGCCTGGCCCGCCACGCCCGCGAGCGGGGCATTCCCGTGCTGTACTACATCGCGCCGCAGGTGTGGGCCTGGCACAAGAGCCGGGTGCGCGACCTGGCGCGCGACGCGAACGAGGTGGCCGTCGTCCTGCCGTTCGAAGAGGATTTCCTGCGGAAGGGCGGGGTGAACGCGCGCTTCGTCGGCCACCCGCTGCTGGACCGCGCCCATCCCGAGCTTCCGCGTGCCGAGTGGGCGCGATCGGTCGGCTTGGACCCCGAGCGGCCGATCCTGGCGCTGTTCCCGGGGTCGCGCGCGCAGGAGGTCGGCCGGCACCTGGAGCTGTTCTCGGCCGCGGCGGAGCTGGTGGTGGCTCGGCGGCCGGACGCGCAGCCCGTAATCGGCGTTCCGGGGGGGATCGACCGGTCCGTGTACGCGGGAGCCCGTTGGCCGCTGGTGGAGAGCGCGGGCGGGCTGCTGCAGTATGCGACGGCGGTGATCGCCAAGTCGGGAACCACGACGCTGGAGGCGGCGCTGGCGCTGACGCCGCTGGTGGTCGTTTACCGGATGAACGCGGCCAGCTACGCGCTCGCGAAGCGGGTCGTCAAGGTACCGCACATCGCCCTGGCCAACCTGATCGCGGAGGACCGCGTGGCACCGGAGTTCGTGCAGGATGCCGCCACGCCGCGCGCGCTCGCGGACGCCATCCTCCCGCTGCTGGACGAGCGGTCGGAGGAGAGACGGCGGATGATCGACGGGTTCGCGCGGGTGCGGGCTCGGCTGGGCGGACCCGGGGCGTCGCGGCGCGTGGCGGAGTTGGCGGCGGGGTTGCTGGGCGGCCAGCCAGGGGCGGATGAGTCCGCGGCTGGAACAGCGGTAAGCCCTAAGACCGGCCGCTGA
- a CDS encoding Gfo/Idh/MocA family oxidoreductase has translation MTRAGVLGVGSLGFHHARILRDVWGAEMAGVWDDDPARLAHVAQELGVRAFRSRDELLDSVDAAVIAVPTTAHAEVALAALDAGVHLLIEKPIAHTLEEANAIVSTAVAKGLTVQTGHVERFNGALRACEPYLEDPRFVESHRLAPFNPRGTDVAVVLDLMIHDIDLVLGLVGRGVESLDAIGVPVLTPSADIANARINFENGAVANITASRVSFEKMRKVRFFQQSGYISLDLAAGTGEFLRLKPGARLPEGSELGMAALLGVVERVELKGDGAEPLRAELEAWIKAVRGEGPLVVSGEAGRDALAVALRIMERIEQHAAAGLAARA, from the coding sequence GTGACGCGTGCCGGTGTCCTGGGCGTCGGCAGCCTGGGCTTTCACCACGCGCGCATCCTTCGCGACGTCTGGGGCGCGGAGATGGCGGGGGTGTGGGACGACGATCCCGCGCGCCTGGCCCACGTGGCGCAGGAGCTGGGCGTCCGCGCCTTCCGCAGCCGCGACGAGCTGCTGGATTCGGTGGACGCGGCGGTGATCGCCGTTCCCACCACGGCGCACGCCGAGGTGGCGCTCGCCGCCCTGGACGCGGGCGTTCACCTGCTGATCGAGAAGCCCATCGCCCACACGCTGGAAGAGGCGAACGCCATCGTCTCCACGGCGGTGGCGAAGGGATTGACGGTGCAGACCGGGCACGTGGAGCGCTTCAACGGCGCGCTGCGGGCCTGCGAGCCGTACCTGGAAGATCCCCGGTTCGTGGAAAGCCACCGGCTGGCCCCGTTCAACCCGCGCGGAACGGACGTGGCCGTGGTGCTGGACCTGATGATCCACGACATCGACCTGGTGCTGGGCCTCGTGGGACGCGGCGTGGAGTCGCTGGACGCCATCGGCGTGCCCGTGCTAACGCCGAGCGCCGACATCGCAAACGCGCGCATCAACTTCGAGAACGGCGCGGTGGCCAACATCACCGCCAGCCGCGTCTCGTTCGAGAAGATGCGCAAGGTCCGCTTCTTCCAGCAGTCCGGCTACATCTCGCTGGACCTGGCGGCGGGCACGGGCGAGTTCCTGCGGCTGAAGCCCGGCGCGCGCCTGCCCGAGGGGAGCGAACTGGGGATGGCCGCGCTGCTGGGCGTGGTGGAGCGCGTGGAGCTGAAGGGCGACGGCGCCGAGCCGCTGCGCGCGGAGCTGGAGGCGTGGATCAAGGCCGTGCGCGGCGAGGGGCCGCTGGTGGTGAGCGGCGAGGCGGGGCGCGACGCGCTGGCGGTGGCGCTTCGCATCATGGAGCGCATCGAGCAGCACGCGGCCGCGGGGCTGGCCGCGCGGGCGTGA
- the lpxA gene encoding acyl-ACP--UDP-N-acetylglucosamine O-acyltransferase, translating into METIIEPRVHPTALIDESAELAEGVVVGPYSIVGPNVRIGARTELASHVLIERDTVVGEDCRISHGAVLGTDPQDLKYHGEPTELRVGDRTVIREYATLNRGTSALGYTSVGSECMLMSYVHVAHDCQIGDHVILSNAVNMAGHVSIGDWAIVGGMTPIHQFVRIGAHAFVGGQSRISKDIPPFVRAAGIPLELYGLNSVGLQRRGFSEEVRRELKRAYRLFFASQHNITQALARAREELRALPEVEEFLSFFEGTGRGVSS; encoded by the coding sequence ATGGAAACCATCATCGAGCCGAGAGTGCACCCCACGGCGCTGATCGACGAGTCGGCCGAGCTGGCCGAGGGCGTGGTCGTAGGGCCGTACAGCATCGTGGGGCCCAACGTGCGCATCGGGGCGCGCACCGAGCTGGCCAGCCACGTGCTGATCGAGCGCGACACCGTGGTGGGCGAGGACTGCCGCATCAGCCATGGGGCCGTGCTGGGGACGGACCCGCAGGATCTGAAGTACCACGGCGAGCCGACCGAGCTGCGCGTGGGCGACCGCACGGTGATCCGCGAGTACGCCACCCTCAACCGCGGCACGTCCGCCCTTGGATATACGTCCGTGGGCAGCGAGTGCATGCTGATGAGCTACGTGCACGTGGCCCACGACTGCCAGATCGGCGACCACGTGATCCTTTCCAACGCCGTGAACATGGCTGGGCACGTGTCCATCGGCGACTGGGCCATCGTGGGCGGCATGACGCCCATCCACCAGTTCGTCCGCATCGGCGCGCACGCGTTCGTCGGCGGCCAGTCGCGCATCTCCAAGGATATCCCCCCGTTCGTCCGCGCGGCGGGAATCCCCCTGGAACTGTACGGGCTGAACTCGGTGGGGCTGCAGCGCCGCGGATTCAGCGAAGAGGTGCGGCGCGAGCTGAAGCGCGCCTACCGCCTGTTCTTCGCCTCGCAGCACAACATCACGCAGGCGCTGGCCCGCGCCCGTGAAGAGCTGCGGGCGCTCCCGGAGGTGGAGGAGTTCCTTTCCTTCTTCGAGGGCACCGGGCGCGGGGTGTCGTCGTGA
- a CDS encoding bifunctional UDP-3-O-[3-hydroxymyristoyl] N-acetylglucosamine deacetylase/3-hydroxyacyl-ACP dehydratase, which produces MPTTPRQNTLARAGDMRGVGLHTGAEVRMRILPAPVNTGIVFRRTDLDGSPEIPAHVSHVVGTDLGTSIGQGEAKVHTVEHLLAALVVNEIDNAYVELDAVETPAADGSALEFHRMLAECGREEQDAPAKFLAVESAFSLAPKGGSEYVVAPSGDHRVSVTIEFDHPLVQRQFGSYRVDAERFAADVLPARTFCFARDVEAMRGRGLAMGGSLDNAVVLSDDGVLDGAELRFPDEFVRHKALDIVGDLALVGARLRAHVIAERPGHAGNVALAKELVARAEKKALARPILSIEQIMHYLPHRYPFLLVDRVVEFEERKRIVGLKNVTINEPFFQGHFPGRPVMPGVLIVEAMAQVGGLLVLETMENLAEKIVYFMSCDNVKWRRPVTPGDQIRFEVEVMQIRGATCKMRGVGTVDGQVVAEAEMMARVVDR; this is translated from the coding sequence ATGCCGACGACGCCACGCCAGAACACCCTTGCCCGTGCCGGAGACATGCGCGGCGTGGGGCTTCACACCGGGGCGGAGGTGCGGATGCGCATCCTTCCCGCGCCCGTCAACACCGGGATCGTCTTCCGCCGCACCGACCTGGACGGCTCGCCGGAGATTCCCGCCCACGTCTCGCACGTGGTAGGCACCGACCTGGGCACCTCCATCGGCCAGGGCGAGGCCAAGGTGCACACGGTGGAGCACCTGCTGGCGGCGCTCGTGGTGAACGAGATCGACAACGCCTACGTGGAGCTGGATGCGGTGGAAACGCCGGCGGCGGACGGCAGCGCGCTGGAGTTTCACCGCATGCTGGCGGAGTGCGGACGCGAGGAGCAGGATGCGCCGGCGAAGTTCCTGGCGGTGGAGTCGGCCTTTTCCCTGGCGCCCAAGGGCGGCTCGGAGTACGTCGTCGCGCCCTCGGGCGACCACCGCGTGTCGGTGACCATCGAGTTCGACCATCCCCTCGTGCAGCGCCAGTTCGGCAGCTACCGGGTGGACGCCGAGCGCTTCGCCGCCGACGTGCTGCCGGCGCGCACCTTCTGCTTCGCGCGGGACGTGGAGGCCATGCGCGGCCGCGGCCTGGCGATGGGCGGCTCGCTCGACAACGCGGTGGTGCTCTCGGACGACGGGGTGCTGGACGGTGCCGAGCTGCGCTTTCCCGACGAGTTCGTGCGCCACAAGGCGCTGGACATCGTGGGCGACCTTGCCCTCGTGGGGGCGCGGCTTCGGGCGCACGTGATCGCCGAGCGGCCGGGGCACGCGGGCAACGTGGCCCTGGCGAAGGAACTGGTGGCGCGGGCGGAGAAGAAGGCGCTCGCCCGGCCCATTTTGAGCATCGAGCAGATCATGCACTACCTGCCTCACCGCTACCCGTTCCTGCTGGTGGACCGGGTGGTGGAGTTCGAGGAGAGGAAGCGCATCGTGGGATTGAAGAACGTCACCATCAACGAGCCGTTCTTCCAGGGCCACTTTCCCGGCCGTCCGGTGATGCCCGGGGTGCTGATCGTGGAGGCGATGGCGCAGGTGGGCGGGCTTCTGGTGCTGGAAACGATGGAGAACCTGGCGGAGAAGATCGTCTACTTCATGTCGTGCGACAACGTGAAGTGGCGCCGCCCGGTCACCCCAGGCGACCAGATCCGCTTCGAGGTGGAGGTGATGCAGATCCGCGGCGCCACCTGCAAGATGAGGGGCGTGGGCACCGTCGACGGCCAGGTGGTGGCCGAGGCGGAGATGATGGCGCGCGTGGTGGACCGCTGA
- the lpxD gene encoding UDP-3-O-(3-hydroxymyristoyl)glucosamine N-acyltransferase, producing MAELSIAEIAQHVGGELAGEPHRVIRGAAPLDGAGPGDLSFLSGGRYLPQLASTGAGAVLVPRSLNVDPPENVTLVRVDDPYVALARILPLLYPTAPEPPGIHPTAIIGEGAEIGAEVRIEAYAVLGAGVRLGDGVRIGAHAVLGDGCAVGAGSIIHPHATLFAGTRVGQRCTIHSGARLGSDGFRFVFFDGGHQKVPHAGVCVIGDDVEVGANTTIDRGSIGDTTIGSGTKIDNLVQIGHNVQIGRHVLLVAQVGISGSTVVGDGAVLGGQVGTNPHVSIGAGARVGGRSGVTTDIAPGLTVSGNPARPHRESMRAQASVFGLPKVVERLKALEAAVFGRGGAGAREGGQSAD from the coding sequence ATGGCCGAGCTTTCGATCGCGGAGATCGCCCAGCACGTGGGCGGCGAGCTGGCGGGCGAACCCCACCGGGTGATCCGCGGCGCCGCCCCACTGGACGGCGCCGGGCCGGGCGACCTGTCGTTCCTGTCCGGCGGGCGCTACCTCCCGCAGCTGGCCTCCACCGGGGCGGGCGCCGTCCTGGTGCCGCGCTCGCTGAACGTGGACCCGCCGGAGAACGTCACGCTCGTCCGCGTGGACGATCCGTACGTGGCGCTCGCCCGCATCCTTCCGCTGCTGTATCCCACCGCGCCCGAGCCCCCGGGCATCCATCCCACCGCCATCATCGGCGAGGGGGCGGAGATCGGGGCGGAGGTGAGGATCGAGGCCTACGCGGTGCTTGGCGCCGGCGTGCGCCTGGGCGACGGCGTGCGCATCGGCGCGCACGCGGTGCTGGGCGACGGGTGCGCGGTGGGCGCGGGCTCCATCATCCACCCGCACGCCACGCTCTTCGCCGGCACGCGGGTGGGCCAGCGCTGCACCATCCACAGCGGCGCGCGCCTGGGCTCCGACGGCTTCCGCTTCGTGTTCTTCGACGGGGGACACCAGAAGGTGCCCCATGCGGGGGTGTGCGTCATCGGCGACGACGTGGAGGTGGGCGCCAACACGACGATCGACCGCGGCTCCATCGGCGATACGACGATCGGCAGCGGCACCAAGATCGACAACCTGGTGCAGATCGGCCACAACGTGCAGATCGGACGGCACGTGCTGCTGGTGGCGCAGGTCGGGATCTCGGGGAGCACGGTCGTGGGCGACGGCGCCGTGCTGGGCGGGCAGGTCGGCACCAATCCTCACGTCAGCATCGGCGCGGGGGCGCGGGTCGGCGGCCGGTCGGGGGTGACGACCGACATCGCCCCCGGGCTCACCGTCTCCGGCAATCCCGCGCGCCCGCACCGCGAGTCCATGCGCGCCCAGGCCTCGGTGTTCGGCCTGCCGAAGGTCGTGGAACGGCTCAAGGCGCTGGAGGCTGCGGTGTTCGGGCGGGGCGGCGCGGGGGCGCGGGAGGGGGGCCAAAGCGCCGATTGA
- a CDS encoding UDP-3-O-(3-hydroxymyristoyl)glucosamine N-acyltransferase — protein sequence MTNPRAETLPVAHPTAVIDATAAVAPSASVGACAVVGAGTTVGAGARIGPHVVIGRGCRIGAGAVLAPHATLYDGVEMGEGVIVGSGSRIGPDGFGFAWDGAGHRKIPQVGGVRIGARTVIGANVTIDRGSVGDTLIGADCSIADLVHIGHNARIGDGVSLDGMTGVAGSATIDARVTVGGQVAIMGHLTVGEGARVARWGGVTGDVAPGESVSGTPARPVAETRRAERLTRVLPRLIKRLEALERTVRGRAEPTS from the coding sequence GTGACGAATCCCCGTGCGGAAACCCTGCCCGTTGCCCATCCCACGGCCGTGATCGACGCGACGGCGGCCGTCGCGCCGAGCGCGAGCGTCGGTGCGTGCGCCGTCGTGGGCGCGGGGACCACGGTGGGCGCGGGCGCGCGGATCGGCCCGCACGTGGTGATTGGGCGCGGGTGCCGGATTGGCGCGGGGGCCGTCCTCGCACCGCACGCCACCCTGTACGATGGCGTGGAGATGGGCGAGGGCGTGATCGTCGGCAGCGGCTCGCGTATTGGGCCGGACGGCTTCGGGTTCGCGTGGGACGGGGCAGGGCATCGGAAGATCCCCCAGGTGGGCGGCGTGCGCATCGGCGCGCGGACGGTCATCGGCGCCAACGTGACCATCGACCGCGGCTCCGTGGGCGACACCCTGATCGGTGCGGACTGCAGCATCGCCGACCTTGTTCACATCGGCCACAACGCCCGCATCGGCGACGGCGTTTCGCTCGACGGCATGACGGGGGTGGCCGGCAGCGCCACCATCGACGCGCGCGTCACCGTCGGCGGGCAGGTAGCCATCATGGGGCACCTGACGGTGGGGGAAGGGGCCCGGGTGGCGCGCTGGGGCGGCGTGACGGGCGACGTGGCCCCGGGCGAGTCCGTCTCCGGCACCCCCGCGCGCCCCGTCGCCGAGACCCGCCGCGCCGAGCGCCTGACCCGCGTGCTCCCCCGGCTGATCAAGCGGCTGGAGGCGCTGGAGCGCACGGTGCGCGGCCGCGCCGAACCGACTTCCTGA
- a CDS encoding OmpH family outer membrane protein, producing MKRILSFAIAAVVSMAAAAPAQAQLKMGYVNSDRVLAETPAFADVRATLEREFSPLRAEIDTLEARLGRADTEFRAQAPTLTEAVRTQRQQTMQQQFAAYQARAQQIQQQLQSREQELVRPVMERIRGVLEQVRAAGGYSFIMDPPEGVIVAVDPALDVTDQVIRALGGTPQPRTP from the coding sequence ATGAAGCGTATTCTTTCGTTCGCGATCGCCGCCGTCGTGTCGATGGCCGCCGCGGCCCCCGCCCAGGCGCAGCTCAAGATGGGCTACGTGAACAGCGACCGCGTGCTGGCCGAGACGCCGGCGTTCGCCGACGTGCGCGCCACGCTGGAGCGCGAGTTCTCCCCCCTGCGCGCCGAGATCGACACCTTGGAGGCCCGCCTGGGCCGCGCCGACACGGAGTTCCGTGCGCAGGCGCCCACGCTGACCGAGGCGGTGCGCACGCAGCGCCAGCAGACCATGCAGCAGCAGTTCGCGGCGTATCAGGCGCGTGCGCAGCAGATCCAGCAGCAGCTGCAGAGCCGCGAGCAGGAGCTGGTTCGTCCGGTGATGGAGCGCATCCGCGGCGTGCTGGAGCAGGTGCGCGCGGCCGGCGGGTACTCGTTCATCATGGACCCGCCCGAGGGCGTGATCGTGGCGGTGGACCCGGCGCTGGACGTCACCGACCAGGTGATCCGCGCGCTGGGCGGCACGCCGCAGCCTCGCACGCCGTGA